The Staphylococcus saprophyticus subsp. saprophyticus ATCC 15305 = NCTC 7292 genome contains the following window.
TGAACAATTAGCAGCATCGATGAAATATATAGCAGAGCATGGTGGCATGATACTGTATCTTCCTCAAGAGGGTAGAGGCATAGGCTTAATTAATAAGTTGAAAGCTTACGAATTAATCGAACAGGGTTATGATACAGTTTCTGCAAATATTGCATTAGGATTTGAAGAAGATTTAAGAGATTATCAAAATGCTGCCCAAATATTAAAATATTTTGGTGTGGACAGTGTAAATTTATTAAGTAATAATCCGAAAAAATTTGAAAGTTTAGAATCATATGGCATTCATATTGCGAAGAGAATTGAACTCATCGTACCAACCAATGCATACAATCAGGATTATATGGATACAAAAAAAGAAAAAATGGGTCACTTAATATAGGAGGTAATGAACAATGAATTTTGAAGGTAAATTAGTAGGTTCAGATTTAAAAGTAGCGATTGTTGTAAGTAGATTTAATGATTTTATTACTAATCGATTATTAGATGGTGCAAAAGATACATTAATTAGACATGAAGTACCGGAAGCTAATATCGATGTAGCATACGTACCAGGAGCATTTGAAATTCCTTTAGTAGCTAAAAAATTAGCTAAGAAAAATGATTATGATGCAGTTATCACTCTAGGTTGTGTTATTAGAGGATCAACGTCTCATTACGATTACGTTTGTAACGAAGTAGCCAAGGGTGTTTCAAAAGCGAATGATGTTACTGATACGCCAGTCATATTTGGTATTTTAACTACAGAAAATATTGAACAAGCAGTAGAACGTGCAGGTACGAAAGCAGGTAATAAAGGTGCAGAAGCAGCAGTAAGTGCGATAGAAATGGCTAATTTATTAAGAGAAATATAAAGTTAAACTTGTCTAATGCTTATCAATTTTAAATATCGTATCGTTTTTCAATTATATTAAATTAGTAGAACGCCAAAGACATGACAGCTTTGGCGTTCTTTGTTTTTATAATAAATTCAATGACTATCTAAATTAGAATTCGGATATGTAAATCTTTTTAAACATCATTGAACTTAAAATTTGTGCTCGTATGATTACTTAGATGTAGTGTTTAAAAAGTGAATTGTTTTAAAATAATTATTTATATATTGAACATTGAATTGATTATTTTTTAAGTACTCTATATAGTATTGAACCTGTAGCTACAACGCCAGCAAATATGCCAGCAATAGTGCCTACTTTTTTCAATATATCTGGTTTTAACAATTCTTTAAACATTAAATTCAAATTTTGTGGTCTTTCAGCTAATCTTCTCATAAAGTAACTGAACCAATCATCTCCATATGGCACATAAATGCAGAAATTGTTGCCTTCGCCGGCAATTTGTTCTGCTAAATCAGAGCGAAAGCCGTATAACATTTGAAATTCATAACGATCTTTATCAATTTTATTATCTTTAATAAATTGTTTGATTTGTGTAATGATTTTATCATCGTGTGTAGCGATAGAAGTAACGTTTTTAGCACTTAACAATCTTTTTTTAATTAAACGTATGTAGTTTTCGTCGATTTCTTCTTTTGTTTGAAAAGCGATAACTTCATTTTCTTTATATGCACCTTTAACCATGCGTAATCTTAGTTCAGGATATTTATCTATGAGCGCATCGGCTTTATATAAATATGCTTGAATGACTGTACCAACATTTTTAAATTCACCTTTTAATCGATCTAATACTTGAGTGATATCAAACAAGCTATCATACTTTTCAGTATCGATATTAATATGCATATTATCAAATTCATTTGCTTTCAATAATATTTCTCGTAAATTACGGTAAGCAAGATCTATATCAAACTCTGAACCTAGTTGGCTTAATTTCACAGACATATGTCCAGCTAAACTATGATTATAAATGGCATACATGACTTCCAAAATTTGATCTTTAGCTTGGATAGCTTCACCTTCAGTTACGACAAACTCTCCAAGACAATCAACAGTCACTGTAATTCCCTTGTTGTTTAAACGTTCAATTGTGTCTATCAAGTATTTAATCGTATTACCCGCAACGACTTTATTCGCCCCAAACATGGGTCCTACTTCCTTGGCAGTCTTATTTAAAAACGAATTATTTGATAATCCGATAAAGAAATCTTTCACAATTGGCATATTAATTCCTCCCATTCCGCTTATAGCTATGTTTCAATAATAGTGTAGCATGAATCTAATAGTAATGAAATCGTTTACAATAAAATATGTTACACTTTAAATTTCAATATACACTCATGAGATATGTATTGAACAGAAATAAGAAATTTATTGTGGGAAATAAATTTAGTTTTATGTTTATTTAATATGTTTAAAATGGAAAAAGCATAGCGTATTTTGATACAATAAGCGTAATGAATTTAAATGTAGAAGGGGAAGTATGGATTATGTGGAAATGGGAAACCGAAAATGAAGCAAAAGGTGTCGTAGTAATTGCACATAACATGCTTGAACATACTGGAAGATATGCATATGTGATTACGATGCTTCGCCGAAATGGATATCATGTTATTATGGGCGATTTGCCAGGACAAGGGCAAACATCACGTTCAAATAAAGGTCAAATTGATAATTTTGATGCATATCATGAGCATATACTTGAATGGATTAGAATCGCAAATGAATATAAAATTCCAACTTATGTCCTAGGTATAGGTCTTGGTGGTTTGATTGTCTTAAATTTATTAGAAAAAACAGAAGTGCCGATTGAAGGCCTGATGTTGCTTTCACCACTTTTAGAATTTAAGAAAAGTAATAAATCTAGAAAAGATAAAATTATTTCTAATATAGGTAAAATTGCGAAAGATACTCGATTTAAAGTTGGTATTACAGTTGAAGATTTAACAAGAAACGAAGAAGTTATAGAAGAGACGAATAAAGATCAATTGATGTTAAATAAAGTAACTTACTACTGGTATAAACAGATTATTGAAATTATGAAAGAGACAGTCAACCATTTAAAAGATGTAAAATCATTGCCGTTATTATTAATGTACGGTACAGAAGATAGAGTTGCAGATATAAGCGCAATGGATTTAATAAAAGATAAAATAATGACAGAAGAACTTTATTTTAAAGCGTGGGAAGGATTATATCATGAAATTCATAACGAGCCTGAACGTGATGAAGTCATGCGATATATTTTAGCGTTTTTAAATAATAGTGCAAGTAACAATGGATTTATAGTACATGATGAAAATGAAGTTTCATAGTACCTGAATACAATGATAATACAGTATGTGGCAAAAGCGGTGGATTTGTATCCTAATTTTAAAAAGATATGATTTCACCGTTTTTTATATTTGATTTTTATTGTAACTTATAATTAATATTTTTGTGAAATAAATCACAAATAACTATTGCAAACGCTCGGAGGAAATGATATATTTATATTGTGAAATAAATCACAATATAAATTATTAATATTCATGTGAGGAGCGTTCTGTGATGGAATATATAAAAAGTAATAAAGTTGTTTTAATTGGTGATGGTGCAGTTGGATCAAGTTATGCATTTGCATTAGTAGCTCAAGGTGTGGCAGATGAACTCGTTATTATAGATTTAGATGAAGACAAAGTGAAAGGTGATGTAATGGACTTAAACCATGCGGCACCGTATGGAGGTTCACCTGTTAAAATTAAAGCTGGTTCATATAAAGCATGTCACAATGCTGATTTAGTGGTGATTACTGCTGGAGCAGCTCAAAAACCAGGAGAAACGAGATTAGATTTAATTGAAAAGAATACAAAAATATTTAAATCGATTGTTTCTGAAGTTATGGCATCTGGATTTAATGGGATTTTCTTAGTAGCCACTAACCCTGTTGATGTACTTACCTATGTAACGCAACAAGTTTCTGGATTACCTAAAGAAAAAGTAATTGGATCAGGTACGATTTTAGATACGGCACGATTCAAATATGAATTAGCTGAAGAATTTGGCGTTTCTGATAGAAGTGTTCATGGACAAATCATTGGGGAACATGGAGACTCTGAACTAGCTGTTTGGTCACAAGCAAATATTGCAGGACAGCCATTATACCAATTGTTAATAGATGATCCTGAAAAACAACATAGAATAGAAGAAATATTTGTTAATACACGAGATGCAGCCTATGACATTATTCAAGCTAAAGGTGCAACATATTATGGCATTGCTATGGGATTAGTGCATATAACTAAAGCGATTTTAAATAATCAAAATGTAGTGCTTACCGTATCCAGTCGTTTAGAAGGTGAATATGGTCAAGAAGATGTCTATATAGGTGTCCCTACAAAAATTAACAGACAAGGTGCGGTAGAAGTTTTTGAAATACCGTTAAACGATGAAGAAAAAACTTTATTTACCCGTTCTGTTGGTATTTTGAAAGAAATGCAAAATAAAATATCTCATTTAATTGCATAATTCATAGTTTAAATTTAAACTGTATATAAGATTAATTTTATTAAAAATTCTAATATTTATTCAGTGTAGAATTTATTTTACAGTTATTGATGATTTTTTTGAAATTAATTTTACATGTTTAAACTTTATACTATGATTGGGGGATTACACTATGGGGAAGACATTTACTGAAAAAGTGGATGGCGTTTTGCAATTAGAATCTGTGTTGAAAGATATCGAGGATATTTTTGACAAAGTTCAAAAGCAATATAAAATGTCAAAAGAAGAAATTTTAATCCTTTTGACACTTTGGAAAGAAGGGTCAATGACTTTAAAAGAAATGGATGATTTTGTTCATATTAAATCATACAAACGTACACGTACGTACAATGATTTAGTTGAAAAAGCGTGGATTATTAAAGAAAGACCACAAAACGACGAACGTACAGTTATTATCCATTTTAATGAAGATTTAAAAGATCAAAGGGAAAGTCTTTTAAACTTTTTTAAAGAAGAAATTGATTCTAACTCATCTACTATTCAAAACAGTCTTAAATCTATCTTAAATCTATAGGAATTATGAATTTTACAGTGTAATTTACACAAAAAAGCTGCCAACAAAGTTTAAATACTTTTATTGGCAGCTTTTTTATTTTTAAAGCGTGTGCTTTAGGAAAACTAAATGATAGAATTTATCTTTTTTCTATCGCACAAATAAATGGTGGATTATTTTGTTGATTGATAAATTGATATTTTAGAATATGTGCTTTATTTTGATCGAATTGTTCCAAATAATCTAGAATAGCATCTCGCTCCAATTTGCCTTCATCATGGCCATGATAAATAACAAGAATAATGATGCCTTCTATGGATAAAATATTAAATATTGCATTTATGGCAGCAATTGTACTTTCGGCTTGTGTAACAATGGATTTATCTCCTTTTGGTAAATAACCTAAGTTAAAAATCGCTGCGTCAATTTTACCTTGTTGATAATTTGGAATATATGATTGGATATTTGCATGGCTATCTTGAACGATAGTGACATTGTTAAAATCATGAATCTTAAGTTGTGTCTGCTTAATAGCTTCATCTTGTATATCAAAAGCATAGACATTACCG
Protein-coding sequences here:
- a CDS encoding alpha/beta fold hydrolase is translated as MWKWETENEAKGVVVIAHNMLEHTGRYAYVITMLRRNGYHVIMGDLPGQGQTSRSNKGQIDNFDAYHEHILEWIRIANEYKIPTYVLGIGLGGLIVLNLLEKTEVPIEGLMLLSPLLEFKKSNKSRKDKIISNIGKIAKDTRFKVGITVEDLTRNEEVIEETNKDQLMLNKVTYYWYKQIIEIMKETVNHLKDVKSLPLLLMYGTEDRVADISAMDLIKDKIMTEELYFKAWEGLYHEIHNEPERDEVMRYILAFLNNSASNNGFIVHDENEVS
- a CDS encoding transcriptional regulator, SarA/Rot family; this encodes MGKTFTEKVDGVLQLESVLKDIEDIFDKVQKQYKMSKEEILILLTLWKEGSMTLKEMDDFVHIKSYKRTRTYNDLVEKAWIIKERPQNDERTVIIHFNEDLKDQRESLLNFFKEEIDSNSSTIQNSLKSILNL
- a CDS encoding proline dehydrogenase family protein; protein product: MPIVKDFFIGLSNNSFLNKTAKEVGPMFGANKVVAGNTIKYLIDTIERLNNKGITVTVDCLGEFVVTEGEAIQAKDQILEVMYAIYNHSLAGHMSVKLSQLGSEFDIDLAYRNLREILLKANEFDNMHINIDTEKYDSLFDITQVLDRLKGEFKNVGTVIQAYLYKADALIDKYPELRLRMVKGAYKENEVIAFQTKEEIDENYIRLIKKRLLSAKNVTSIATHDDKIITQIKQFIKDNKIDKDRYEFQMLYGFRSDLAEQIAGEGNNFCIYVPYGDDWFSYFMRRLAERPQNLNLMFKELLKPDILKKVGTIAGIFAGVVATGSILYRVLKK
- the ribE gene encoding 6,7-dimethyl-8-ribityllumazine synthase, with amino-acid sequence MNFEGKLVGSDLKVAIVVSRFNDFITNRLLDGAKDTLIRHEVPEANIDVAYVPGAFEIPLVAKKLAKKNDYDAVITLGCVIRGSTSHYDYVCNEVAKGVSKANDVTDTPVIFGILTTENIEQAVERAGTKAGNKGAEAAVSAIEMANLLREI
- a CDS encoding L-lactate dehydrogenase; the encoded protein is MEYIKSNKVVLIGDGAVGSSYAFALVAQGVADELVIIDLDEDKVKGDVMDLNHAAPYGGSPVKIKAGSYKACHNADLVVITAGAAQKPGETRLDLIEKNTKIFKSIVSEVMASGFNGIFLVATNPVDVLTYVTQQVSGLPKEKVIGSGTILDTARFKYELAEEFGVSDRSVHGQIIGEHGDSELAVWSQANIAGQPLYQLLIDDPEKQHRIEEIFVNTRDAAYDIIQAKGATYYGIAMGLVHITKAILNNQNVVLTVSSRLEGEYGQEDVYIGVPTKINRQGAVEVFEIPLNDEEKTLFTRSVGILKEMQNKISHLIA
- a CDS encoding tRNA (mnm(5)s(2)U34)-methyltransferase, which encodes MKLERILPFARTLIQQHVSDDSIVIDATCGNGNDTHFLAQQVPNGNVYAFDIQDEAIKQTQLKIHDFNNVTIVQDSHANIQSYIPNYQQGKIDAAIFNLGYLPKGDKSIVTQAESTIAAINAIFNILSIEGIIILVIYHGHDEGKLERDAILDYLEQFDQNKAHILKYQFINQQNNPPFICAIEKR